The window CGCTCTTCTTGAGAACTGGGGCCACGGTTGAGGGGGGATCGGTGGCCTCTGGAGGGCCAAACGAGTTCGTCCTTGGGGGTGGCGGTACCGCGTAGCCGAGGCGAATGTCTTTGTAGGCGCGCTGCCCCATCGACACCGGACCATCCGGCTGTTCTTCTTCGCTTCCACCAGAGGAATCGGGAGGAACAGGAATGGGACAGCGCAGCAGGATTCTGACACAGATCGTAGGGTTTCCGGGCTTCAAAGTGATGGACGTGACCTTCAAGAACGAGGATGGCGAGGTCGTGGAACAGCGTGGCGAGACGCCGCCGCCATCTTGCAGCCTGGAGATCACGCTGAGGCGTCGGTGGTCGCCGCGGTGCGCGAAGTGTGGTGCCATCGGGGGCCGCCGCCATGAGCAGCTCGCGCCCCGCCGCTGGCGAGATCTGCCGTGGGCGGGGCGTGAGGTGACTCTTGTCTACGCGCCGATCCGCGTTGACTGCAAACGATGTCGCGGCCACTCCGTCGAGCAGCTGAGCTGGGCTGAGCCACATCAGCGGCAAACCAAGCGCTTCCAGCAGCACGTCGCGTTGGATGCGTTCTCGATGCCAGTGCTGCATGTCGCAACGAAGTACGGACTCGACTGGAGCACGGTTCGACGCGCGGAGTGTGCGGCGATCGAGCGGTGGGAGAGGACGCGTCCGCAGCCCACGCTCACGAAGGTCGGGATCGATGAGAAGTGGCTCGGCCGCCGCCACCGCGGGAAGCACAAGTTCGTCACCATCATCAGCGACCTCGAGTCCGGGGAGCCCGTCTGGTGGGGCTATGGACGCAGCGAGGTCACGGTGGCAACCTGGCTGGCGTCTCTCTTGAGGGAGCAGAAGGAGGCGATTCGCGTCGTGGCTGCTGACATGCATCGGCCCTTCTTCAATGCCATTCGCGGCGACGATGTGCTCGCAAAGGTCCCGTTCGTCCACGACCCGTTTCACGTCATCAAGCGGGCCGGGGAGGCAGTTTCCGAGCTG is drawn from Phycisphaeraceae bacterium and contains these coding sequences:
- a CDS encoding ISL3 family transposase — encoded protein: MTFKNEDGEVVEQRGETPPPSCSLEITLRRRWSPRCAKCGAIGGRRHEQLAPRRWRDLPWAGREVTLVYAPIRVDCKRCRGHSVEQLSWAEPHQRQTKRFQQHVALDAFSMPVLHVATKYGLDWSTVRRAECAAIERWERTRPQPTLTKVGIDEKWLGRRHRGKHKFVTIISDLESGEPVWWGYGRSEVTVATWLASLLREQKEAIRVVAADMHRPFFNAIRGDDVLAKVPFVHDPFHVIKRAGEAVSELRRSIFFRAGPTLRAVGCGTRWLVLRPWERVKEDDRKRLTQVFRLNGKLARAYQVLEELRLVLRAPDRASITAGLMHILRRTERRANIPMRKLHDSLGRHWHEIIALAEHRPPTGRIEALNNNWETLVRRGRGYRDHQHLFRKLRFMVANPVRTDDGVKRFLALGLPTPHRRAS